The proteins below are encoded in one region of Bifidobacterium catenulatum DSM 16992 = JCM 1194 = LMG 11043:
- a CDS encoding MFS transporter, with protein MASPTTSASESMQQKQSTQQSNKPKQPQHKHDRLITRDMALVMLATFCFMSSNMLANPIVAGYAESLGASGMLMGVVAGSMSFISLFCRPIAGNLSDRTSKRTLVAAGTVLYFAAGLLYYFADSPIMLIMARVINGVGFACCSVCLATWMSLLLPIRHMGAGMGLYGTMNALAMAVGPAFGIRAQKYIGYRLTFLSSLVLAAIMLIATLMVKNGGQPVRKKQTSITENPSTTVDIDGSAGTTKKHRFSIRSILEPRVVPLSLTFMMFAIAYFANQSFIMNYIEARHLPVSADLFFMFYAVALLVLRLGLRDLFDSKGFRFWLTVCSLGMLAMLACMTFLFNDWMLLLSAIFTAIGYGLMSSVTQAQAVVIAGRERSGIANSTYYAGIDLGMSVGPFVGGLVYGRLSAVWFYPVLMLTMPVAWLIYLLCVRRVSR; from the coding sequence ATGGCATCACCAACGACATCCGCATCTGAATCAATGCAGCAGAAACAATCGACACAACAATCGAACAAGCCAAAGCAGCCACAACATAAGCATGATCGTCTCATCACACGTGATATGGCGTTGGTCATGCTCGCGACCTTCTGCTTCATGTCGAGCAACATGCTTGCCAATCCGATCGTCGCCGGATATGCGGAATCGTTGGGCGCGTCCGGCATGCTGATGGGTGTGGTGGCCGGATCGATGAGTTTCATCTCATTGTTCTGCCGCCCTATCGCAGGCAATCTTTCCGACAGAACCAGCAAGCGTACGCTTGTGGCGGCTGGCACGGTACTCTATTTCGCCGCAGGCCTGCTGTACTATTTCGCGGACTCCCCCATCATGCTCATCATGGCGCGTGTGATCAACGGTGTCGGTTTCGCATGCTGTTCGGTCTGCTTGGCCACGTGGATGTCGCTTCTGCTGCCGATTCGCCATATGGGTGCCGGCATGGGATTATACGGCACGATGAACGCGCTTGCCATGGCGGTCGGCCCGGCATTCGGTATTCGCGCGCAAAAGTACATCGGCTATCGGCTAACGTTTTTGAGTTCGCTGGTATTGGCGGCGATCATGTTGATCGCCACGTTGATGGTGAAGAATGGCGGACAGCCGGTACGCAAAAAGCAGACTTCCATAACGGAGAATCCTTCCACTACCGTAGACATTGACGGTTCTGCTGGCACAACCAAAAAACATCGTTTTTCGATCCGTTCGATTTTAGAACCACGCGTGGTGCCGTTGTCGTTGACGTTCATGATGTTCGCCATAGCGTATTTCGCGAATCAATCGTTCATAATGAACTATATCGAGGCACGTCATCTGCCGGTGTCGGCCGACCTGTTTTTCATGTTCTATGCGGTCGCGTTATTGGTGTTGAGGCTAGGGTTGCGTGACCTGTTTGATAGTAAGGGCTTCCGTTTTTGGCTTACGGTCTGCTCGTTGGGCATGCTGGCGATGCTCGCGTGCATGACGTTCCTGTTCAACGATTGGATGCTGTTGTTGTCCGCGATCTTCACTGCCATCGGCTACGGCTTGATGAGTTCAGTCACGCAGGCGCAGGCCGTAGTGATTGCCGGTCGCGAGCGCAGTGGTATTGCGAATAGTACGTATTATGCGGGTATTGATTTGGGTATGTCGGTTGGTCCGTTTGTGGGTGGTTTGGTGTATGGGCGTTTGTCTGCTGTGTGGTTTTATCCGGTGTTGATGTTGACGATGCCTGTTGCTTGGTTGATTTATTTGTTGTGTGTGAGGCGTGTTTCGCGGTAG
- a CDS encoding HAD family hydrolase, translating into MRVFDFDGTIYDGESLFDLYLFSVKYNPKVLRYIAPVLRYAIKYKPKRFRELYGDNVRVDEFYTDSRFDQPMIDMARRAYMVKGNKIHQVK; encoded by the coding sequence ATGCGTGTATTCGACTTCGATGGAACCATCTATGACGGAGAAAGCCTGTTCGACCTGTACCTGTTTTCGGTCAAATACAATCCGAAGGTATTGCGGTACATCGCCCCGGTACTGCGCTATGCCATCAAATACAAGCCCAAACGATTCCGCGAACTCTACGGAGACAACGTTCGAGTGGACGAATTCTACACAGACAGCCGATTCGACCAGCCCATGATCGACATGGCCCGACGTGCCTACATGGTCAAAGGCAACAAAATCCACCAAGTCAAATAG
- a CDS encoding Fic family protein, with amino-acid sequence MAERIVERLIRERDTRYGDGIYTTTQIQFAWNSNHMEGSTLTAKQTAQLFATGTYTTDGSEQVNPDDALETRNHFAAFRWILDHADEPVDRDMVCHLHAILKQGTRQVSDSLFNVGGYKTRPNFIGNPVTPTRTALPQDVPEFMDRLFDMCTKLEDEPYQIARVHWTFEKIHPFSDGNGRIGRLIMFKELLRIDALPVLVHDAYRAEYVNGISKFPDEPGWLVDTLLFERDLYRSHVLKTDAEALRYTYHDQWNMAEHRVERDEDLEFAKLIDTKAQPLFDEEYQQRERLLWGE; translated from the coding sequence ATGGCGGAACGTATCGTGGAGCGTCTTATCCGAGAGCGTGATACTCGATATGGTGACGGCATTTACACGACTACACAAATCCAGTTCGCATGGAATTCCAATCATATGGAAGGTTCCACCCTTACTGCCAAACAGACCGCGCAGCTATTTGCCACCGGTACCTATACCACGGATGGCAGCGAACAGGTCAATCCTGACGATGCGTTGGAAACCCGTAATCATTTCGCTGCGTTCCGTTGGATTCTCGACCATGCTGATGAGCCGGTGGACCGGGATATGGTCTGTCATCTGCATGCCATTCTCAAGCAGGGCACCAGACAGGTCTCCGACTCGCTTTTCAACGTGGGCGGCTACAAGACTCGGCCGAACTTTATTGGCAATCCTGTCACTCCGACAAGGACTGCGCTGCCGCAGGATGTTCCCGAATTTATGGACAGGCTGTTTGATATGTGCACGAAACTTGAGGATGAACCGTATCAGATCGCCCGTGTCCATTGGACGTTTGAGAAGATTCACCCATTTTCGGACGGCAACGGTCGAATCGGACGGCTTATCATGTTCAAGGAGCTTTTGCGTATCGATGCGTTGCCTGTCCTTGTCCATGACGCGTATCGTGCGGAGTACGTCAATGGCATCAGCAAGTTTCCGGACGAGCCAGGATGGCTGGTTGATACGCTTCTATTCGAACGGGACCTTTACCGGTCGCATGTTCTGAAAACGGATGCCGAGGCATTGCGTTACACGTATCATGACCAATGGAATATGGCTGAGCATCGGGTGGAACGAGATGAGGATCTGGAATTCGCCAAGCTCATCGACACGAAGGCCCAGCCGTTGTTCGATGAGGAGTATCAGCAGCGCGAACGGCTCCTATGGGGCGAATAG